The sequence ATTGAAAAAATACTCCGGGCGATGCAGCCAGAACTCATTCTCTGTTTAGGCAGTCGCACCACCACCATGCAGGATTGGAGTTGTTTTTGGGAGGAAGAAGGCTATCGTCAAACCGTATTTCCCACTACCTACGATTTATTGATCCTGACCGGTGAGGATGAAAAAAGGGCCGATCATGAGCTGATCCAGTTGATAGAGCAACAGGCCGGGCCACTGGCCTGTGAGGTAACCTGCATGATACAGCCATCCCATACTTTTTATGAAGGGCTGGAAAAAGGCTACCGTTTTGATACGACCGTTTACCGTAAAGCCGTAGGTGTTTACAGCAATGGCAGGCAGCTGTTGCCAGTCCTTCCGGCAGAACCGGAACCGCAAGCCCTCAAAGGCAAAATAGAAGACCACTGGAACCGGTGTTTTACGATAGCCCAACGCTTTTTCAAGGCTGCAACCGACTGCCAGCAGGATAACTGGCCGGAACAGGCGGCTTTTAACCTGCACCAGTCTACCCAACACGCCTGCATGGCCCTGTTAAGGGTTTTTACCGGCTACCGGTCTACAACCCATAACCTCTCGCGGTTACTGGCATTGATAGAAAATTTCAGCTTTGAGCTTTCCATTATCTTTCCGTGCCTTACCAAAGAAGAAAAGGAGTTATTCAACCTGTTGAACCGGGCTTATTCCGATGCCCGTTATAAGGAACACTACACGATCTCTGCGGAAAAAGTAACCATACTAACAGAGCGGGTGCAGGAGTTGCTTATGGTCGCAGAGATGCTTTACAAAAACAGGCAGGAACAATTGGCAGCAACACAGGCGCTTGTATTTCCTATAAAACCCAGCCATGAAAAACAGGCGTAAAAGAAAGCCATCTGCCAGCTTCAACAGGAACGGCTTGGCAATATCCATAGAGATAGACATGCCTGACGCATTTTCAACCGCCTGCCGTCAATTTCATGTAGGCAAACAGGAGGCATTGCAATTTTTTGCAGATCACCTCCTGTTTGCAGCGTACGTGCTGAAAGAAACAGGCGATATATACTCGATGACTACAACTGTTTTTGCCGCTTATACAAATACACTGTCCCAGACACCTATAGCAAACGAAGCCAAACGGCAGATCTGCATAAAATACACCAAACAGGTGATCGCGATATTGTCAGGCAACGAACAGTCGGTA is a genomic window of Chitinophaga sp. LS1 containing:
- a CDS encoding HEPN domain-containing protein, which produces MRNNLPHLSKLQITQLAKLIEKILRAMQPELILCLGSRTTTMQDWSCFWEEEGYRQTVFPTTYDLLILTGEDEKRADHELIQLIEQQAGPLACEVTCMIQPSHTFYEGLEKGYRFDTTVYRKAVGVYSNGRQLLPVLPAEPEPQALKGKIEDHWNRCFTIAQRFFKAATDCQQDNWPEQAAFNLHQSTQHACMALLRVFTGYRSTTHNLSRLLALIENFSFELSIIFPCLTKEEKELFNLLNRAYSDARYKEHYTISAEKVTILTERVQELLMVAEMLYKNRQEQLAATQALVFPIKPSHEKQA